One region of Streptomyces davaonensis JCM 4913 genomic DNA includes:
- a CDS encoding Zn-ribbon domain-containing OB-fold protein gives MTRGPENGRHPARFDLPEPDAFSRPYWDAAAEGRLLIRRCGSCGRAHHYPREFCPYCWSEDVRWETASGRAALYTWSVVHRNDLPPFGERTPYVAAVVDLAEGPRMMTEIVEWTGAAGEAPLRSGMELEAGFRDGVPVFRPRSRRSPSSRQMPANV, from the coding sequence ATGACGCGCGGCCCGGAAAACGGCCGTCATCCCGCCCGCTTCGACCTGCCCGAACCCGACGCTTTCAGCCGCCCCTACTGGGACGCGGCGGCCGAGGGGCGGCTGCTGATCCGCCGCTGCGGGAGCTGCGGCCGGGCGCATCACTACCCGCGGGAGTTCTGCCCGTACTGCTGGAGCGAGGACGTCCGCTGGGAGACCGCGAGCGGCCGGGCCGCGCTCTACACCTGGTCGGTCGTCCACCGCAACGACCTGCCGCCCTTCGGGGAGCGCACCCCGTACGTCGCCGCCGTGGTCGACCTCGCCGAGGGCCCGCGGATGATGACGGAGATCGTTGAGTGGACCGGGGCGGCCGGCGAGGCACCGCTGCGGTCCGGGATGGAACTGGAGGCGGGGTTCCGGGACGGGGTGCCGGTGTTCCGGCCGCGAAGCCGTCGGTCGCCCTCGAGCCGTCAGATGCCCGCGAACGTGTGA